A region of the Candidatus Rokuibacteriota bacterium genome:
TTCGCCGCCTGTCGGCTGGTGAGCTTCGATCCGACCGGCGCGCGGCTGTCCCAGATGTAGCCGATCACATCACTGTTCGTGCGGGGGGACGGCCAGCGGGGAAAGACGAGGTAGATCTGAGCCGCCTGATCGTCGGTTGCGCGCTCGCGGACATCGCCACCGGTCGGGAGCTTCGTGACCTTCCACTGCCAGGCGAGGATCGGGTACTGCTTGACGTCAACGAGCACGTCCCGGTAGAGCGCGAAGGAGGTCCCGTCGCTCAGGAGGCGGAGCGCGAGGCGGGAATCTTCCCGCACCACCTCGACCACGGCGCGCCCCGCAAACTCCTTGAGGTTCCACGCCGGCGGCACTCCGACGCTCGGCAGCTTCGCCGGACGCGTGTCCACGACCCGCACGACTACTCGATCGCCCCTCCGCGCCGGTGGCGGCGCCGTGCGCGTCGGCGCCGCCGGAACCGACGTCGGGGAAAATGGAGCTGTCGGAACGGCCGGTCGAGCAGCGGGTGAAGGCAAGGGGGGACCGGCTTCGGGGGAGGTCCGCGGATGGGCACCGAAGAGCTTTGCGTAAAACTGGCGGTGCCTCGGGCTCGATGCGAGGAGAACCACCACCGCCACCCCCAGCAGGGCCAGAATCACCGGCACGGGCCGGATTCCGGGGCGCGGGGCCACGCGTTACCGCCTTGCCTTCTTTGACGACCCTCGGCGGAAGGCGAGCCGCACCGGGGAGCCCGTGAAGCCGAAGGCCTGCCGGAGCGCGTTCACGAGATAGCGCTCGTAGGAGAAGTGGATTTTCCCCGGTTGATTGACGCGGACGACGAACGTCGGGGGCAGCGTGGCAACCTGGGAGGCCGAGTGGAAAACGAGCGGCATGCCGCCGGCTGTCGCTGGACGGCGCTCCATGGCTTGGCTGAGCGTCTTGGTGAGGAGCGGCGTGGGGATCCGCTTCGTCGCTTCCTCCGCCACCTGATCCACCAGGTCAAACAGCTCCGCGAGGCCGAGACCGGTCAGCGCAGACGTGAAGGCCACCGGGGAGTAGTCCAGGAACGGGAGCCGATCACGGAGCTGATCGACCACCTCAGCCCGGCGGACGCTCCGGGGCGGCACCAGGTCCCACTTGTTCACGGCGAGCACCGTCGCCCGTCCCGCCTGCTGGGCGTAGCCCGCGATCCGGGCATCCTGGGCCGTGATCCCTTCGGTGGCGTCCAGCAGGACCACGGCAACCTCGCATCGCTCCAGGCTCTTGAGGGCCATCACCACGGCGAGCTTCTCCAAGGGCGCGCTGACGCGGCCCTTGCGGCGGATGCCCGCGGTGTCGACGAGCACGTAGTGGCGCCCGCGGAAGGAGAGGGGCGTGTCCACAGCATCGCGCGTGGTACCGGGCGCCGCGTGAACCAGGAGGCGATCGGTGCCCAGCAGCGCGTTGATCAGCGACGATTTCCCCACGTTGGGGTGGCCGATGATCGCCACGCGCAGTCCGTCGGGTGGCGAGTTGGCGTGTGAGCCACCCGTACGGCTCCGGACGGCTTCGAGGAGCTCGTCGACACCCCGGCCGTTCTCAGCCGAGACCGGGAACACCTCGGCGAAGCCGAGCTCGAAGAACTCACCCACCTGGGCAACCTGGCGCGGACCATCCAGCTTGTTGGCGACCAGCAGAACCGGACGTTGCGAGCGCCTGAGGGTTCGCGCGATTTCCGCGTCGAGGGGGGTGACCCCGGCCCGCCCGTCCACCACGAAGAGGATGAGCTCGGCCTCTTCGATCGCGGCCATGACCTGGCGCCGGACCGCGCGCGTCAGATCGTGCTCGGTCAGGGGATCGAACCCGCCCGTGTCGATCATGGTCCCCTGCCACCGGTCGAAGGTGACCACGCCGTAGAGCCGGTCGCGCGTCACGCCCGGGAGGTCGTGGACCAGGGCCTGGCGTCGGCCCACCAGGCGGTTGAAGAGCGTGGACGTGCCGACGTTGGGGCGCCCCACGATCGCGATGACCGGCCTGACCATCACAGGCCCTGAGCGGCTTGGGACAATCGGTGGGGGCCTCGACGGCCCCCTCCGAGGCCTCCCCCGGGAATCGATTGCGCGGGCAAAGCCCGCGCTCGAAGGGCATTACTCCGACACAAGCTAGGCTCCGAGGAGGGCTCGAGCGAGGGCGCGCGGGGTGGGGTCCACCGCCTTGACGCCGACTCCGAGATGGCTCGCGAGGTCCGCGGGTGTCAGGTCATCGAGGAGGACGCCCTCGCGGTCTTTCAGCGCCGCGGCGGGGATGAGAACCAGGTCGCCGAGGGCACGGGTGGAGAGCTGCTGGAGGATGTCCTGGCCGGTGAGCAGCCCTGCGACGCCGATGGCGCGGCCGAAGAAGTCGTTCGCCACGGGGATCACCTCAACGACGAGGTCGCCGCGCTGCACCGCGCCCAGGAGCGTCGTCAGCCTGGGGGCGAACATCTCACCCGTGACCACGGTGACCCGCCGGGCCGTCGGGGAGGCGGCGTGTCGGTACGGCCCACGCGAGCCAAGCCGGCGGACTACGCGCTCCCACCCGTCGACGAAGCGGCGGACGAGCCCGACGCCGTCTTCCAGGAGCGGGAAGCCCTCGTAGTGCCGAGCCGGCGGGACCTCGATTCCGCCCAGGATATAGAGCTCGTCAGCCGCGAACACGAAGCGGCTCCCAAGCCGGGCTTGGAACTCGTGCTGCCAGGCCTCGACCACGCGCACCAGGGTCCGGGCCTCGTCCGGCGTCACCGACCGGAGCGTGGGGAGGCGCTCCCTGTGGCGCGTGAGGCCGACGGGAACCACGGCGACGGTCGCCACCCCGGGATAGAGGCCCGCGAGATCCACCACGCTCCGCTCGAGGGGGGGACCGTCGTTCCAGTCGGGGCAGAGGACGATCTGCGCGTGCATGATGATCCCGGCGCGGGCGAGCCGCTCCATGAGCGGCAGGATCGCGCGCTTGACCCGCGGCTCCCCGAGGAGGCGGTGCCGCAGCTCGGGGTCCGTCGCGTGGACCGACACGTACAGCGGAGACAGCCGTTGCGCCTCGATCCGCGCAAGGGATGCCTCGTCCAGGTCGGTGAGCGTGATGTAGTTGCCGTGCAGGAAGGAGAGCCGGTAGTCGTCGTCCTTCACGTACAGGCTCTTCCGCATGCCGCGCGGGAGCTGGTGGATGAAGCAGAAGACGCACTTGTTCGCGCAGGTGGTGATCTCCCCCGGCCGCGGCGGCGCCAGCTCGAGCCCGAGCCCCTTGCCGTTCCGGCGCTGGACGATCGCCACGCCGGCAGCGCCGTCGCGTACGAGCGCGATCCGGAGCACTTCCTCCCCGGCCTGGAAGTGGAAGTCGATGACGTCCCGGAGCGGCGCGCCGTTGATGGCGAGCAGACGGTCTCCCGGCAGGAGCCCGGCCTCGGCGGCGGGACTCCCCCTGCGCACCTGCGCGACGACGACGCCCTCAGCGGACGAGGGTCGGGACATGGGGTTCCTTGTCGCTGGGATAGTTCAGGAGCTTGGTCCCCTGGTAGAGGTACTGGATCCCGGAGGCGATCGTGAAGCCGGCGGTGATCCAGACGAGGGCTATCTTGATCCAGAGGTCGATCTTGAGGGCGAGGACGAGGAGCGCGGCCAGGACGGTCAGCATCTGCAGCGCGGCGCTCGCCTTGCCGAGTCGGGTCGGCGTCGGGTGCACGCGCCCGCCCGCGACGTGGATCAGCGCGGTGCCGAGGACCAGCACGAGGTCGCGGCTCAGCACCGTCACCGTGATCCAGAACGGCAGGAGCCGCGGATAGAGGTAGGTCAGGGTGACGAAGGAGGTCGTGAGCAGAAGCTTGTCGGCCAACGGGTCCAGGAACGCGCCGAGGCGGGTCGGTCTGCCGCGGGTTCGGGCGATGTAGCCGTCCAGGAGGTCGGTCACGCTCGCCAGGCAGAAGACGGCGAGGGCCGCCGTGGTGTGCCGGTAAACCAGGAGGCTCACGAACACAGGGATCAGCAAGATCCGGAAGGTTGTCAGCCAGTTGGCCAGTCCCATTGGATCAGCCGAGCGCGGGGCCGCGCGGCCTAGTATAGCACCGGCGAGAGTTTCAGGGCGTGCCGATCCGGTACGGCGCGACCGTGGCGAGGAAGTGCGAAGGCAGCTCGACTTCGAGGCGGATCCCGCCCGGCTCGTCGGTGCGGCGGAGCACGCGGCCCATCTTGTAGCAGAGCGCGAGCGTCGGACCGTCGGCGTACGGGATCCGGAGCACGGCGTGATCCAACCGTGGACGGAGGACCAGCTCGATCTGCTGGAGCAGCTCCTCGATCCCCTGCCCCGTGAGGGCCGAGATCGCCACCCGGGGCCCGTCGCCGACAGCGGGCGGGAGCCCGTTGCCGCCCGGCAGCCGATCCATCTTGTTCAACACCAGGATGGACGGTCGCTCGGCGAGATCGAGTTCTGCCACGAGCCGTTCTACCGCCTCGCGCTGCTCGGCCGCCTGGGGGTGGCTGGCGTCGAGGACACGGATCAGGACATCGGCCTCGGCCAGCTCCTCCAGGGTGGCCTTGAACGCGGCGACGAGCTGCGGCGGGAGCTTGCGGATGAAGCCGACCGTGTCCGTCAGGATGAACGGCTGGTGGCCCGGAGCCGCAACGACGCGGGCCGCGGGGTCGAGCGTGACGAAGAGCTGGTCGGCCGCCGGGAAGGCGGCGCCCGCGAGCCGGTTGAGGAGCGTGGTCTTCCCGGCGTTCGTGTAACCCACGAGCGCCACGACGGGGAGGCCGCTCGACCTGCGTCGCTCCCTGAGGAGCCGCCGATGGGTCTGCACATCGCCGAGCGCGTCTCGGATCCGTCGGAGCCGGCGGCGGATGATCCGCCGGTCGGACTCCAGCTGGGTCTCGCCGGGGCCGCGCGTCCCGATCCCGCCACCCAGTCGCTCGAGGTGTTTCCACTGCCCGACCAGCCGCGGGAGCAGGTACGTGAACTGGGCGAACTCCACCTGGAGCTTTCCCTCGCTGGTCCGCGCGCGCTGGGCGAAGATGTCCAGGATGAGGGCGGTCCGGTCGATGACCTTCACCCCGAGGGAGCGTTCCAGGTTACGCTCCTGGACCGGGGACAGGCTGTCGTCCGAGATCACGAGGTCAGCCCGGCGCTCGCGCGCCAGCTCCCTGAGCTGCTCCACCTTCCCCTTCCCGAAGTGGAGGGAGGGCGACGGCGCCTCGCGCTCCTGCGTGAGCGCACCGACCACCTGGGCGCCCGCGGCCTCCGCCAGCCGCTCCAGCTCCTGGAGTGACTCGAGCACCTCCCAGCGCCGCTGGACCGGTAGGCACAGCGCCGCGAGGAGCGCCCGCTCGGGGCGGCGGGTTGTGGTCGTTACCGCCATGGCATCAAGTCCTTCAGCATGCTGCTAGACGAGGCCCGCGCGCTCGATGAGCTTGGCGATGGCCTCGGCCGTCCCCTCGGGGCCCCCGGCAGTCGTGACGTCCATCCAGAGGAGGTCCGGCTCGCGGGCGAACCATGTCCACTGGCGCTTGGCGTAACGGACGGTGTCGCGCTTCATGAGCCTGACGGCCTCAGCCTCCGTGAGGCGGCCGCGGATGACCCAGGCAAAGTGGCGGTAGCCGATCCCCTTCAGCGCTGACAGACCCTCGTCGTAGCCGGCTTCGAGCAGGGCCTGGACTTCGGCCCTGAGCCCGCGCCCCACCATGGCGTCCACGCGCCGATGGAGGGCTTGAGCCAGGCTCGGCCGAGGCATCGTGAGCCCCACCATGATGAGCTTCCACGGGGGACGGCTCTCGCGCCAGTGGGAGGGTGTGCCGAGTGGCTCGCCGGTGTGACGATAGATCTCAAGAGCTCTGATGATCCTGACCTTGTCTTTCGGTGAGATGCGCCTGGCTGCTTCAGGATCTACTCGAGCGAGCCGCTCGTGGAGTGCTCCTGGTCCCCGGGCTCGCGCCCACGCCTCCAGCTCCCGCCTGAAGAGCGGGTCAGCCGGGGGCGCCTGGACGAGCCCGCGAAGCAACGCCCGGACATAGAGGCCGGTGCCCCCGACGATCACGGGGAGGCGCCCGCGGCCGCGGATGTCGGCGATCGCCGCGAGCGCATCCCTCCTGAACCGCGCCGCGTGGTAGTGCTCGTCGGGGTCCACGACGTCGATCAGGTGGTGGGGCACGGCGGCGAGCTCGCCTGGCGACGGCTTGCCCGTGCCGATGTCCATCCTCCGGTACACCTGGCGCGAGTCGGCGCTCACCACCTCCAGCGGGATGCGCGCGGCCAGATGCACCGCAACCCTGGTCTTGCCCACGCCCGTGGGCCCGGCGATCGCGACCAGGGGCGGTGCCACGTCCTCGTGCTCAGACATCGGCAGCCTCACCAGCTTCGACGGAGCTCGCGCCTGATCTCTTTGAGTGACAGGCGGGAGACGATCGGGCGGCCGTGCGGGCAGAAGTAGGGGGTCTCGCTCGCCGAGAGGTCCTGGAGCAGCCGCACCATCTCGCCCCGGTCGAGGGGCTGGTGCGCCTTGATGGCCGCGCGGCAGGCGACGAAGGCGAGGACGCGGTCCAGGAGCGGGGATCCGGGGGGCCGCGCTCCCACCTCCTCCAGGAGACCCTCGATCAGGCGCTGGGGCTCTTCGCTCCTGAGGCGGGAGGGGGTCGCGCGGAGCACGAACGCTCCGCTGCCGAACTCCTCGATCGAGAACCCGAGGTCGGCGAGCGTGGGGAGCCACTGACCGAGGCGCGCACGACCGGCCGGGCCCAGCTCGAGCACGCAGGGGAACAACAGCTCCTGCGACGCCAGCGGCCCGGCTGCGACCTCGGCCTTCAAGCGCTCGAACACCACGCGCTCGTGGGCGACGTGCTGATCGATGAAGAACACCTCGTCGTCGCTTGCGGAAACGAGGAAGGTTTCCTGGAGCTGCCCGACGAGGACGCCGAAGCGGCAGGGCGCGTAGGCTGCCTCCGATTCCCTGAAGAGCCGCTCTTGATGCTCGACCGGGACGGCATCGACCGGAGCGCCACTGCCCGGTGCCCCCACGATGGGCGACGCCGATTGGGGCGCGGGCGACGGGGCGGCGACGCGGGTCACCCCTCCCACAGGGCTGACGACCCCGGCCGAACGGAGGGTTGCCTGAACCTGCCTGAACACGCTTTCCTGGACGAGCCTCGGCTGGCGGAACCTGATCCATGCTTTGCCTGGATGGACATTGACGTCGACCTCGCTCGGGGGAACGTCGACGCACAGGACCGCCACGGGGAACCGATCGCGCGCCAGGAGCGGGCGGTAGGCCTCGACGAGAGTCTCCAGGATCGCCGCATCCCTGACTGGCCGGCCGTTCACGATCAGCAGCAGCCAGTCCCGGCTCCCGCGCGAGAGCCGCGGCGGGCTGAGCAACCCGGA
Encoded here:
- the der gene encoding ribosome biogenesis GTPase Der, coding for MVRPVIAIVGRPNVGTSTLFNRLVGRRQALVHDLPGVTRDRLYGVVTFDRWQGTMIDTGGFDPLTEHDLTRAVRRQVMAAIEEAELILFVVDGRAGVTPLDAEIARTLRRSQRPVLLVANKLDGPRQVAQVGEFFELGFAEVFPVSAENGRGVDELLEAVRSRTGGSHANSPPDGLRVAIIGHPNVGKSSLINALLGTDRLLVHAAPGTTRDAVDTPLSFRGRHYVLVDTAGIRRKGRVSAPLEKLAVVMALKSLERCEVAVVLLDATEGITAQDARIAGYAQQAGRATVLAVNKWDLVPPRSVRRAEVVDQLRDRLPFLDYSPVAFTSALTGLGLAELFDLVDQVAEEATKRIPTPLLTKTLSQAMERRPATAGGMPLVFHSASQVATLPPTFVVRVNQPGKIHFSYERYLVNALRQAFGFTGSPVRLAFRRGSSKKARR
- the miaA gene encoding tRNA (adenosine(37)-N6)-dimethylallyltransferase MiaA; translation: MSEHEDVAPPLVAIAGPTGVGKTRVAVHLAARIPLEVVSADSRQVYRRMDIGTGKPSPGELAAVPHHLIDVVDPDEHYHAARFRRDALAAIADIRGRGRLPVIVGGTGLYVRALLRGLVQAPPADPLFRRELEAWARARGPGALHERLARVDPEAARRISPKDKVRIIRALEIYRHTGEPLGTPSHWRESRPPWKLIMVGLTMPRPSLAQALHRRVDAMVGRGLRAEVQALLEAGYDEGLSALKGIGYRHFAWVIRGRLTEAEAVRLMKRDTVRYAKRQWTWFAREPDLLWMDVTTAGGPEGTAEAIAKLIERAGLV
- a CDS encoding DUF3047 domain-containing protein — protein: MDTRPAKLPSVGVPPAWNLKEFAGRAVVEVVREDSRLALRLLSDGTSFALYRDVLVDVKQYPILAWQWKVTKLPTGGDVRERATDDQAAQIYLVFPRWPSPRTNSDVIGYIWDSRAPVGSKLTSRQAANVRLVVVQSGPDRLGRWVREERNVHQDYVELFGKEPPRMGQLALMVDSNDTRSRAEAFIDDLVFVRP
- the mutL gene encoding DNA mismatch repair endonuclease MutL, coding for MSRIRRLPDQVVNRIAAGEVVERPASVLKELLENAIDARASAVTADLRDAGRLLIRVTDDGEGMTPEEVELALERHATSKIATEEDLRTIRSLGFRGEALPAICAVSRFTITSVPAGTAWGTLLRGEGGVATERLEAEATAGTTVEIRDLFFNTPARLKFLKSPQSELAAALRVAQHLALAHPELHLRVTHNGRSVLTAPRATTLRDRVGSLLGHELAAELLEVRSNEGGAGLSGLLSPPRLSRGSRDWLLLIVNGRPVRDAAILETLVEAYRPLLARDRFPVAVLCVDVPPSEVDVNVHPGKAWIRFRQPRLVQESVFRQVQATLRSAGVVSPVGGVTRVAAPSPAPQSASPIVGAPGSGAPVDAVPVEHQERLFRESEAAYAPCRFGVLVGQLQETFLVSASDDEVFFIDQHVAHERVVFERLKAEVAAGPLASQELLFPCVLELGPAGRARLGQWLPTLADLGFSIEEFGSGAFVLRATPSRLRSEEPQRLIEGLLEEVGARPPGSPLLDRVLAFVACRAAIKAHQPLDRGEMVRLLQDLSASETPYFCPHGRPIVSRLSLKEIRRELRRSW
- the pgsA gene encoding CDP-diacylglycerol--glycerol-3-phosphate 3-phosphatidyltransferase codes for the protein MGLANWLTTFRILLIPVFVSLLVYRHTTAALAVFCLASVTDLLDGYIARTRGRPTRLGAFLDPLADKLLLTTSFVTLTYLYPRLLPFWITVTVLSRDLVLVLGTALIHVAGGRVHPTPTRLGKASAALQMLTVLAALLVLALKIDLWIKIALVWITAGFTIASGIQYLYQGTKLLNYPSDKEPHVPTLVR
- a CDS encoding DUF512 domain-containing protein; the protein is MSRPSSAEGVVVAQVRRGSPAAEAGLLPGDRLLAINGAPLRDVIDFHFQAGEEVLRIALVRDGAAGVAIVQRRNGKGLGLELAPPRPGEITTCANKCVFCFIHQLPRGMRKSLYVKDDDYRLSFLHGNYITLTDLDEASLARIEAQRLSPLYVSVHATDPELRHRLLGEPRVKRAILPLMERLARAGIIMHAQIVLCPDWNDGPPLERSVVDLAGLYPGVATVAVVPVGLTRHRERLPTLRSVTPDEARTLVRVVEAWQHEFQARLGSRFVFAADELYILGGIEVPPARHYEGFPLLEDGVGLVRRFVDGWERVVRRLGSRGPYRHAASPTARRVTVVTGEMFAPRLTTLLGAVQRGDLVVEVIPVANDFFGRAIGVAGLLTGQDILQQLSTRALGDLVLIPAAALKDREGVLLDDLTPADLASHLGVGVKAVDPTPRALARALLGA
- the hflX gene encoding GTPase HflX encodes the protein MAVTTTTRRPERALLAALCLPVQRRWEVLESLQELERLAEAAGAQVVGALTQEREAPSPSLHFGKGKVEQLRELARERRADLVISDDSLSPVQERNLERSLGVKVIDRTALILDIFAQRARTSEGKLQVEFAQFTYLLPRLVGQWKHLERLGGGIGTRGPGETQLESDRRIIRRRLRRIRDALGDVQTHRRLLRERRRSSGLPVVALVGYTNAGKTTLLNRLAGAAFPAADQLFVTLDPAARVVAAPGHQPFILTDTVGFIRKLPPQLVAAFKATLEELAEADVLIRVLDASHPQAAEQREAVERLVAELDLAERPSILVLNKMDRLPGGNGLPPAVGDGPRVAISALTGQGIEELLQQIELVLRPRLDHAVLRIPYADGPTLALCYKMGRVLRRTDEPGGIRLEVELPSHFLATVAPYRIGTP